From a region of the Bernardetia sp. genome:
- the rplQ gene encoding 50S ribosomal protein L17, with amino-acid sequence MRHGKKFNHLGRTSSHRKAMLSNMAASLILHKRIQTTTAKAKALRKYVEPLITRAKGGTQNDQRVVFSYLQNKEATKELFNEVARKVGERPGGYTRIIKLSLPRLGDNADVCFIELVDYNELMLQDKASSSGRTRRGRRKKKKSSEDTAQTATAEATSEEKVEEKKADNADSSEEE; translated from the coding sequence GTACATCGTCTCACCGTAAGGCGATGCTCTCTAATATGGCTGCTTCTCTCATATTACACAAACGTATTCAAACAACTACTGCTAAAGCGAAAGCATTACGCAAATATGTAGAACCTTTGATTACTCGTGCGAAGGGTGGAACTCAAAACGACCAACGTGTTGTTTTCTCTTACCTTCAAAATAAAGAAGCTACCAAAGAGCTTTTCAATGAAGTAGCTCGTAAAGTGGGTGAGCGTCCAGGTGGATACACACGCATTATCAAACTTAGTTTGCCTCGTTTGGGTGATAACGCTGATGTTTGTTTTATCGAACTTGTAGATTACAACGAACTTATGCTACAAGACAAAGCAAGCTCTAGTGGACGTACTCGTCGTGGTCGTCGTAAGAAGAAAAAATCTTCTGAGGACACTGCACAAACAGCAACTGCTGAGGCTACAAGCGAAGAAAAAGTAGAAGAAAAGAAAGCTGACAACGCTGATTCAAGCGAAGAAGAATAA
- a CDS encoding DUF6992 family protein, whose translation MKNFLSLVLLFSFLGFSSAVFAQSDKIDLKEINKNRLAFEKKSMYVLGGWSVANFTYNGAVLLGGVKNGEAKYFYQSNIYWNTINFALAGGGLLFGKRNTALNYSQTLKAYHSTQKVLLFNAGIDVGYIMTGLYLRERAKTRTDIKTTNQFLGYGKSLIVQGGFLLLFDASTYLLSKRQSDRLYDIPVSLALAPNHLQFTYRF comes from the coding sequence ATGAAAAATTTTCTCTCTCTTGTCTTACTTTTTTCCTTCTTAGGCTTTTCATCTGCTGTTTTTGCCCAATCTGATAAAATTGATTTAAAAGAAATCAACAAAAACCGTCTTGCATTCGAAAAAAAGTCTATGTACGTTTTGGGAGGCTGGTCAGTGGCTAACTTTACCTACAATGGAGCAGTACTGCTAGGTGGTGTAAAAAATGGAGAAGCTAAATACTTCTATCAGTCTAATATTTATTGGAATACTATAAATTTTGCACTGGCAGGAGGAGGGCTTTTATTTGGCAAACGGAATACAGCTTTGAATTATTCTCAAACGCTCAAAGCCTATCATTCTACACAAAAAGTTCTTCTATTCAATGCAGGCATTGATGTAGGATACATAATGACAGGTTTGTATTTGAGAGAACGAGCCAAAACCAGAACAGATATAAAAACTACGAATCAATTTCTAGGTTATGGAAAATCTTTGATTGTGCAGGGAGGTTTCTTATTATTGTTTGATGCAAGCACATATTTATTGAGTAAAAGACAGTCTGACCGTCTATATGACATTCCTGTTTCATTAGCTCTTGCTCCTAATCATTTACAGTTTACGTATAGATTTTAG
- the porU gene encoding type IX secretion system sortase PorU — MNFHNLKYTSKLIQYSTLVLLLFSIIPITSAQNSVLADGQILKLKIEQNGIHKITFQALQEAGLNPSTINPNNIQLFGNGGGMLPQANAVDRISDLRENAIFLELGGDGTFNQGDYILFYAQAADSYQYDEQSNDALKFSFEKNLYDDFNYYYLKVGNQAGKRIQTAESLNGGTKITTYDEIAHHELDEVNIIGDLRNSGGGGSGRMWFGERFDFVTEATINFEGEGLVTSRPVLLRASAMAYSSRPSEYTVSIAGQNIGTLPIAASIISTYSKKGDITTSTFQSNISSSSSTLPVTVAYNKTDNTAFGHLDYLTLSYTRNLSFYKQNTHFRSVASIQNEVSSFEFSQQPASMRVWNITDVFAIQEIPQNTSNLNAFTVRTGNTLNELIAFDTNTDLPVPLEITPLANQNLHALPTPDFVIVTHTDFIDAAQKLAAFHNENDNLEVLVVTVDQIWNEFSSGKQDISAIRDFVRFLYKNDSDKLRYLLLFGDTSYDYKDRISSNNNFVPVYQSRESLEPVETFSSEDFFGLLEDNEGIWGEETNTQTEDLDIGIGRIPVRSATQASQVVDKIIGYSLPQTLGKWRNKVVFVADDGDNNIHMRDSEEMIEIIESYKGYQAEKLYIDAFPQISTSNGKFSFKVREKLSQNVNEGSLIVNYMGHGSESSLATEAVVDLASISNWKNLDNLPLFVTATCEFGRYDNPDVISAGERLMTNEDGGGIALVTTTRPVTASTNFVLAKAFYSNVFKRLPNGEMPRLGDIIRKTKNESLAKLNRNFTLLGDPALRLNYPKEEAVITEVKANGTVTESIKALDKVTLTGEIVNNNTLSADFTGILDVVIYDKPAELRTYGDESRPMFYNAWQNVLYKGKATINQGKFEITFVVSKDINYNLAAGRVTMYAQHETQNRDANGFYGIQIGASNNNAPTDNTPPTAQIWIEDKTFVSGAKVPSNTVLLAEVSDESGINLSGYGVGREITAVVDGEASQTFILNDYFTYDEGSYTKGTITFPLEDLSVGQHTLSFTVWDNYSNPTTIEVDFYVENKPIELTEITPYPNPFWSSVNFDVTHTRKGDDIEVVMVVYDVVGRAVRTIRQNFIDNQGSFSTLSWNGRGNEGEHVKNGMYICKIYIRSLQDGAVGTNTVKVVLNR, encoded by the coding sequence ATGAATTTTCATAATTTAAAATATACATCCAAGCTTATCCAATATTCTACCCTTGTTTTATTATTGTTCTCTATCATTCCAATAACTTCTGCTCAAAACTCGGTGCTTGCAGATGGACAAATTTTGAAGCTAAAAATAGAACAAAATGGTATTCATAAAATTACTTTTCAAGCCCTCCAAGAAGCAGGTTTAAATCCTTCTACTATCAATCCAAATAATATTCAACTTTTTGGAAACGGTGGTGGAATGTTGCCACAAGCAAATGCAGTTGATAGAATTTCAGACCTAAGGGAAAATGCTATTTTTTTAGAACTTGGAGGAGATGGCACATTCAATCAAGGAGACTATATTTTGTTTTATGCCCAAGCAGCAGACAGTTATCAATACGATGAGCAAAGTAATGATGCACTAAAATTTAGTTTTGAAAAAAATCTGTATGATGATTTTAATTATTACTATTTGAAAGTGGGAAACCAAGCAGGAAAGCGAATCCAAACAGCTGAAAGTTTGAATGGAGGAACAAAAATTACTACCTACGATGAAATAGCTCATCACGAACTAGACGAAGTAAACATTATTGGCGATTTGAGAAACTCTGGTGGTGGAGGTTCGGGCAGGATGTGGTTTGGAGAGCGTTTTGATTTTGTAACTGAAGCAACTATCAATTTTGAGGGAGAAGGTTTGGTTACTTCTCGTCCTGTGTTATTGCGTGCTTCTGCGATGGCGTATTCTTCTCGTCCGAGTGAATACACAGTTTCAATAGCTGGACAAAATATTGGCACTCTTCCGATTGCTGCTTCTATAATTTCTACTTATTCTAAAAAAGGAGATATTACTACTTCTACTTTCCAATCGAATATTAGCTCTTCGTCTAGCACACTTCCTGTAACAGTTGCTTACAACAAGACAGATAACACAGCTTTCGGACATTTAGATTATTTGACTTTATCCTATACAAGAAATTTATCTTTTTATAAACAGAATACACATTTTCGTTCTGTAGCTTCTATTCAAAATGAAGTGAGTAGTTTTGAGTTTTCTCAACAACCTGCTTCTATGCGTGTTTGGAATATTACAGATGTATTTGCTATTCAAGAAATTCCACAAAATACATCCAATCTAAATGCTTTTACAGTTCGAACAGGTAATACACTAAATGAACTAATAGCCTTTGACACAAATACAGACTTACCTGTACCTTTGGAAATTACGCCTTTAGCGAATCAAAATTTGCATGCGCTGCCTACTCCAGATTTTGTCATCGTAACGCATACTGATTTTATAGATGCTGCTCAAAAATTGGCAGCCTTCCATAATGAAAATGATAATTTGGAAGTTTTGGTAGTAACTGTTGACCAGATTTGGAATGAATTTTCATCTGGAAAGCAAGATATTTCTGCTATTCGTGACTTCGTTCGTTTTTTATATAAAAATGATAGTGATAAGTTGCGTTATTTGCTGCTTTTTGGAGATACAAGCTACGATTATAAAGATAGAATTTCATCAAATAATAATTTTGTACCTGTTTATCAATCTAGGGAATCCTTAGAACCTGTCGAAACATTTTCATCAGAAGACTTTTTTGGTCTTTTAGAAGATAATGAGGGAATTTGGGGAGAAGAAACAAATACTCAAACAGAAGATTTAGATATTGGAATTGGTCGTATTCCTGTCAGAAGTGCTACACAAGCGAGCCAAGTAGTAGATAAAATTATAGGTTATTCTCTTCCTCAAACATTGGGAAAGTGGCGAAATAAAGTAGTTTTTGTAGCAGACGATGGAGACAATAATATTCACATGAGAGATTCTGAAGAGATGATAGAAATTATTGAAAGCTATAAAGGTTATCAAGCAGAAAAACTATACATTGATGCTTTTCCTCAAATTTCTACTTCGAATGGAAAATTTTCTTTCAAAGTACGTGAAAAGCTAAGTCAGAATGTAAATGAAGGTTCTTTGATTGTAAATTATATGGGACACGGTTCGGAGTCTAGTTTAGCAACAGAAGCTGTGGTAGATTTGGCTTCTATTTCTAATTGGAAAAATTTAGATAATTTGCCTTTATTTGTTACGGCAACCTGTGAGTTTGGACGTTACGACAATCCAGATGTTATTTCTGCTGGAGAGCGTCTCATGACAAATGAAGACGGAGGAGGAATTGCGCTCGTAACCACTACACGCCCTGTAACAGCTTCAACAAATTTTGTGTTGGCAAAAGCATTTTATAGTAATGTTTTTAAACGTTTACCCAACGGAGAAATGCCTCGTTTGGGAGATATTATTAGAAAGACAAAAAATGAAAGTCTTGCAAAACTCAATCGAAATTTTACGCTTTTGGGCGACCCAGCTTTGCGCCTAAATTATCCAAAAGAAGAAGCTGTCATTACCGAGGTAAAGGCAAATGGAACAGTAACAGAATCTATAAAAGCACTAGATAAAGTTACATTGACAGGCGAAATTGTAAATAACAACACTTTAAGTGCAGATTTTACAGGAATTTTAGATGTAGTAATTTATGATAAACCAGCCGAGCTTAGAACGTATGGCGATGAGTCAAGACCGATGTTTTACAATGCTTGGCAAAATGTTTTGTACAAAGGAAAGGCTACAATCAATCAAGGAAAATTTGAAATTACCTTTGTAGTTTCTAAAGACATAAATTACAATTTAGCAGCAGGAAGAGTAACTATGTATGCACAGCACGAAACCCAAAACAGAGATGCTAATGGTTTTTATGGGATTCAGATTGGAGCAAGCAACAATAATGCTCCCACAGACAACACACCACCAACGGCGCAAATTTGGATAGAAGACAAGACTTTTGTTTCTGGTGCGAAAGTTCCTTCAAATACAGTTTTGTTGGCAGAAGTGAGTGATGAAAGTGGAATTAATTTGAGTGGATATGGTGTGGGAAGAGAAATAACGGCTGTTGTGGATGGAGAAGCCTCTCAAACGTTTATTCTGAATGACTATTTTACTTACGACGAAGGAAGTTATACGAAAGGAACAATTACTTTTCCGTTAGAAGATTTGAGTGTAGGACAACACACACTTTCTTTTACTGTTTGGGACAACTACTCTAATCCTACTACGATTGAAGTTGATTTTTATGTAGAAAACAAACCTATTGAACTCACTGAAATTACACCTTATCCAAATCCTTTTTGGAGCAGCGTAAATTTTGATGTTACACATACACGCAAAGGCGATGATATTGAGGTAGTGATGGTTGTTTATGATGTTGTGGGGAGAGCAGTTAGAACAATTCGTCAGAACTTTATAGATAATCAAGGGAGTTTTTCAACGCTTTCTTGGAATGGTAGAGGCAACGAAGGCGAACATGTCAAAAATGGAATGTATATCTGTAAAATTTATATTCGTTCGCTGCAAGATGGTGCTGTTGGAACAAATACGGTAAAGGTGGTTTTGAATAGGTAA
- a CDS encoding agmatine deiminase family protein — MSDTPKISRRLPAEWEEQSFVQLTFPHAASDWKDDLELVIPVFVEIIAQITRFEKVLLVCQDKAETEKHFKNLDKTQLDRITFAEIDSNDTWARDHGAITVFENDEEKTEKIHLDFTFNGWGNKFEAGKDNKITQNLKNKNYLKGKVEVVDFVLEGGSIESDGKGTILTTSECLLSKERNPSFSREEIEEKVKGYFGAKHILWLENGALEGDDTDAHIDTLARLCPNNTICYVAPPADKTDSHYESLKKMEEELQNLKTIDNNSYKLIPLPFAPAAYHEEDNRRLPATYANFLIINNAVLVPTYQNEKLDDLALSQIQKVFPNREIIGINCLPIIRQHGSLHCLTMQFPK, encoded by the coding sequence ATGTCTGATACCCCAAAAATATCTCGCCGTCTTCCTGCCGAATGGGAAGAACAATCGTTTGTTCAGCTAACTTTTCCTCACGCAGCTTCTGATTGGAAAGATGATTTAGAACTTGTTATTCCTGTTTTTGTAGAAATTATCGCTCAAATCACACGTTTTGAGAAGGTTTTGTTGGTGTGTCAAGATAAGGCTGAAACAGAAAAGCATTTTAAAAATTTAGATAAGACACAGTTAGACCGAATTACTTTTGCAGAGATAGATTCAAACGATACTTGGGCAAGAGACCACGGCGCAATAACAGTTTTTGAAAATGACGAAGAAAAGACAGAAAAAATCCATTTAGATTTTACATTCAACGGCTGGGGAAATAAATTTGAAGCAGGAAAAGACAACAAGATTACTCAAAATTTAAAAAATAAAAACTATTTGAAAGGCAAAGTTGAGGTGGTTGATTTTGTTTTAGAAGGTGGTTCAATAGAATCTGATGGAAAAGGAACTATCCTAACCACCTCTGAATGTCTGCTTTCAAAAGAGCGTAATCCTAGTTTTTCAAGAGAAGAAATAGAAGAAAAGGTAAAAGGGTATTTTGGAGCAAAACATATTTTATGGTTGGAAAATGGCGCATTGGAAGGAGATGATACGGATGCACATATTGATACATTGGCTCGCTTGTGTCCTAATAATACGATTTGTTACGTTGCTCCTCCAGCAGACAAGACAGATTCTCATTATGAATCGTTGAAAAAAATGGAAGAGGAACTACAAAATCTAAAAACTATAGATAACAATTCCTATAAACTCATCCCTTTACCTTTTGCACCTGCTGCCTATCACGAAGAGGATAACCGACGTTTGCCTGCTACGTATGCCAATTTTTTGATTATCAATAATGCTGTTTTAGTCCCAACCTATCAAAATGAAAAGTTAGATGATTTGGCTCTTTCTCAAATCCAAAAAGTATTTCCAAACCGAGAAATTATTGGTATCAACTGCCTTCCTATTATCCGTCAGCACGGCTCTCTGCATTGTCTTACGATGCAATTTCCGAAATAA